From the Anaerolineales bacterium genome, one window contains:
- a CDS encoding S8 family peptidase produces the protein MADSNQHQHLNFEKLNIERPRRKIGGPGSRPRRDNRQHGKEILESINLLKQDFESQHRELPPRFDPAMIFALKLEGSIDEIELKRTSLTVLAEEPGGVVVLFSPDQLSGFQSKIESYSGEIPPNQKNPSYNWVASVTTDMHLWGAQDRMGTKLEKREIVDHLEYIVDVEIWVYGSVEEQHSRRLQLTNFVIENNGRILDNFENEFVSLSRISVHGESLKRLLGIDIVQRIELPPEPSVLVSEQIGTSIDALEILGPPPEGSPGVCIIDSGVVSSHPLLAQAIGDVRAIPARFGDGVDDNGHGTKVSGLVLCGDVSKAISAGSFEPQIFIYCVKVTNKDNRFDDERLIVNQMADAIRTLHGEYNCRVFNISLGDEEQIYMGGRPSSWAYILDVLARDLDIVIVVSSGNQTTVQGVTGPDANMIISRYPDHLLDDESRIIEPATAVNALTVGSLVNSENSYHAVANGNDPGFRVFAPLHFPSPFTRVGPGVNGSIKPDVVEEGGSFIWSRYVDGFTNDPEQEIVSTNHEFLQRLFTFDKGTSYAAAKVSHLAGLLLREYPHSSANLIRALIGASSEIPATFNRRYNLPELLRMVGYGRPDPKKALYSSDQRVTLVAEDEIGIDKLHLYEVPIPEEFSSGAGRRRISVTLAYDPPVRTTRLEYLGCFMEFNLFRGLTIDQIVDWYAERPQGFQPEQFGKAHACPMEPRVRLRSKGTLQKGYFEFSRNRALQEYQGDTLHLLIKCKSGWATEDNLATQRYALAITMEHLEEDIAIYNRVQQRLQQQVRVRATAA, from the coding sequence ATGGCAGACTCAAATCAGCACCAGCATTTAAATTTCGAAAAACTGAATATTGAGCGTCCCAGAAGAAAAATTGGAGGGCCGGGTTCTAGACCCCGTCGGGACAATAGACAACATGGTAAAGAAATTCTTGAGAGCATTAATCTTCTGAAACAAGACTTTGAATCCCAACATCGTGAACTACCACCAAGATTTGATCCAGCGATGATATTTGCCCTTAAATTGGAGGGAAGCATTGACGAAATCGAATTAAAGCGAACCAGTTTAACTGTACTGGCAGAAGAACCAGGTGGAGTTGTTGTATTGTTTTCTCCCGACCAGCTGTCTGGGTTTCAATCGAAAATCGAATCATATAGTGGAGAAATACCGCCGAATCAAAAAAACCCTAGCTACAATTGGGTTGCGTCTGTAACCACAGATATGCATTTATGGGGAGCGCAAGATCGTATGGGGACAAAACTTGAGAAAAGGGAAATCGTTGATCATTTGGAATATATTGTTGATGTAGAAATATGGGTCTATGGCAGCGTAGAAGAGCAACATAGTCGGCGTCTTCAGCTCACTAACTTTGTTATTGAAAATAACGGACGCATTCTTGATAACTTCGAAAATGAATTTGTGAGCTTGTCGCGGATTAGCGTACACGGTGAAAGCCTTAAAAGACTATTAGGGATCGATATTGTTCAAAGAATAGAACTTCCTCCTGAACCTTCGGTTCTTGTAAGTGAGCAGATAGGAACTTCAATTGATGCATTAGAAATCCTGGGCCCTCCACCGGAAGGAAGTCCAGGTGTGTGCATAATTGATAGTGGTGTTGTCTCCAGCCATCCGTTGCTTGCTCAAGCAATTGGGGATGTCCGAGCAATTCCCGCTAGGTTTGGAGACGGGGTTGATGATAATGGGCATGGAACAAAGGTGTCTGGCTTAGTTCTTTGTGGCGATGTAAGCAAGGCAATAAGTGCTGGGAGCTTTGAGCCACAGATATTCATCTATTGTGTCAAGGTTACGAACAAAGACAATAGATTTGACGATGAGCGATTGATCGTAAACCAAATGGCTGATGCAATTCGAACTTTGCACGGGGAATACAACTGCCGGGTATTTAATATTTCTCTGGGCGATGAAGAGCAGATATACATGGGGGGAAGACCTTCTTCATGGGCTTATATTCTTGATGTACTTGCACGGGATTTGGACATAGTCATTGTGGTCTCTAGTGGAAATCAAACCACGGTTCAAGGCGTCACTGGCCCTGACGCAAATATGATAATATCTCGATATCCAGATCACTTACTGGATGACGAATCGAGAATAATTGAACCTGCCACAGCTGTTAATGCATTGACGGTGGGGAGTTTAGTTAATTCAGAGAATAGCTATCATGCTGTAGCAAATGGAAATGACCCTGGATTTAGGGTTTTTGCCCCACTACATTTCCCCTCCCCCTTTACTAGAGTTGGCCCGGGAGTAAACGGCTCGATAAAACCAGATGTTGTTGAAGAGGGTGGCAGTTTTATTTGGTCGCGATATGTGGATGGCTTTACTAATGATCCTGAGCAAGAAATTGTTTCAACTAACCATGAATTCTTGCAACGCTTGTTTACCTTTGATAAGGGTACAAGTTATGCTGCAGCCAAAGTTTCCCATCTTGCCGGCCTGCTATTAAGGGAGTATCCCCATAGTTCGGCTAATTTGATTAGAGCTTTGATTGGTGCCTCTTCGGAAATCCCTGCGACGTTCAATCGGCGTTATAACTTGCCTGAACTACTTCGGATGGTGGGCTATGGGCGACCAGACCCCAAGAAGGCATTGTATTCAAGTGATCAAAGAGTAACTTTGGTTGCTGAAGATGAAATTGGAATAGACAAACTCCATCTTTACGAAGTACCGATACCTGAAGAATTTTCCTCAGGTGCAGGAAGGCGGAGGATAAGCGTAACTCTGGCTTATGATCCACCAGTCAGAACAACTAGACTTGAATATTTGGGGTGTTTCATGGAATTTAATCTTTTTAGGGGGCTTACTATTGATCAAATTGTTGATTGGTACGCTGAAAGGCCCCAAGGCTTTCAGCCAGAACAATTCGGCAAGGCACATGCATGTCCAATGGAGCCAAGGGTGCGATTGAGAAGCAAAGGCACTTTGCAGAAAGGATATTTTGAGTTTTCTCGGAATAGAGCGCTTCAGGAATATCAGGGTGATACGCTTCACCTTTTGATAAAGTGCAAATCCGGCTGGGCCACTGAGGATAATCTTGCTACCCAGCGTTATGCCCTAGCGATAACTATGGAACATCTAGAGGAAGACATTGCTATTTACAATAGAGTTCAACAACGCTTGCAACAACAAGTTCGTGTTCGGGCCACTGCAGCCTAG
- a CDS encoding cold shock domain-containing protein, translated as MADRIQGTVKWFNGEKGFGFIARDGGEDVFVHFSAISGDGFRNLQEGQKVEFTVTQGQKGPQAQDVTPVI; from the coding sequence ATGGCAGACAGAATCCAAGGCACCGTCAAATGGTTTAACGGCGAAAAGGGTTTCGGTTTCATTGCTCGCGATGGTGGTGAAGATGTCTTTGTACACTTCAGCGCGATCAGCGGCGATGGCTTCCGCAACCTGCAAGAGGGCCAGAAGGTAGAATTTACCGTCACCCAGGGCCAAAAAGGCCCCCAAGCCCAAGACGTAACGCCCGTAATCTAG
- a CDS encoding class I tRNA ligase family protein, translating to MAFREVPNKLDFIAMEHSILKFWDETQALAKLRSLRLGAPKWSFVDGPITANNPMGVHHGWGRTYKDLYNRYYAMQGRELRYQQGFDCQGLWVEVEVEKELNFASKRDIEAYGLASFVLRCKERVLRYAAVQTEQSIRLGYWMEWDSPDQLRWLGEQLAANPGQVIEYQGPAGIAEGTAEQIVGRLGMPELGGSYFTFSDENNYIIWAFLKKCWEKGWLYRGADSMPWCPRCATGISQHEIESDGYKEVTHRTVTLRFPLRGRQNESLLIWTTTPWTLPSNVAAAVGPDLTYAKVRQGEQVYYLSKGTLGMLQGEHELLAELQGREMEGWAYDGPFDELAPAQAEGGFTEVAEIKEGISQNAAQAHRVILWDGVGEEEGTGIVHIAPGCGADDYRLGREQQLPVVVCIDDEGRFLPGTADWLQGKDVNEARQPILDALERKGILYHTSDYTHRYPTCWRCKTELVWRVVDEWFISMGQTYDKPRQDLTQAEKDASLRYQIMDVVDQIRWVPEFGHAREMDWLRNMHDWMISKKRYWGLALPIWVCDDCSQHTVLGSNTELHERAVAGWDEFAGHTPHRPYIDAVKLACEHCGGQMSRIPDVGNPWLDAGVVPFSTLRYRQEPDYWNKWFPADWISESFPGQFRNWFYSLLAMGTVLAETAPFLNLFSYSTLLDEQGKPMHKSAGNSIEFNEAADKMGVDVMRWMYAAQKPENNLLFGYNKADDVRRRFLIPLWNVYSFFATYARLDGWTPDAAAFDADHPEGATPQSENPLDRWILARLNQTVTQVSHSLDNWDAFASTLAVEALIDDLTNWYVRRSRRRFWRSEQDADKGQAYATLYHVLVKLVRLIAPLTPFVTEEIYQNLVVNQNADAHSSVHMTRWPLADPAAQDDALVAQMGLARQVASLGLSARGNANLKVRQPLAAVRVHAGGAASSLPDYLTEIVQDELNVKALLFVQDAGELVTYRLQPDNVKLGPRFGADFPALRKALEALDPAGVKAQLDRGESVEVHLGGQAHALAADEILVSSQPAEGLAVAADKGVTVGLDTALTPELKAEGTAREIVRRIQDMRKKAGFNIEDRIHTSYQAAGPLAAVLTDWADYIKAETLSEQLSEDTPAADAYSEEHKLDGEVVTLAVFRS from the coding sequence ATGGCATTTCGCGAAGTACCCAACAAACTCGACTTCATTGCGATGGAGCATTCCATCCTCAAATTCTGGGACGAGACCCAGGCGCTGGCCAAGCTGCGCAGTCTGCGCCTGGGCGCGCCCAAGTGGAGCTTTGTTGACGGCCCCATCACCGCCAACAACCCGATGGGCGTGCACCATGGCTGGGGCCGCACCTACAAAGACCTCTACAATCGCTATTACGCCATGCAAGGCCGCGAACTGCGCTACCAGCAGGGCTTCGACTGCCAGGGCCTGTGGGTCGAGGTCGAGGTGGAAAAGGAGCTCAACTTCGCCAGCAAACGCGACATCGAAGCCTACGGTCTGGCCAGCTTCGTGCTGCGCTGCAAAGAGCGCGTGCTGCGCTATGCCGCGGTGCAGACCGAGCAGTCCATCCGCCTGGGCTACTGGATGGAGTGGGACTCGCCAGACCAACTGCGCTGGCTGGGCGAGCAGTTGGCCGCCAACCCCGGGCAGGTCATCGAATATCAAGGGCCGGCCGGCATCGCCGAAGGCACCGCCGAGCAGATCGTCGGCCGCCTGGGCATGCCCGAGCTGGGCGGCAGCTACTTCACCTTCAGCGACGAGAACAACTACATCATCTGGGCCTTCCTCAAGAAATGCTGGGAGAAGGGCTGGCTCTACCGTGGGGCCGACTCGATGCCCTGGTGCCCGCGCTGCGCCACCGGTATCAGCCAGCACGAGATCGAGTCGGATGGCTACAAAGAAGTCACCCACCGCACCGTCACCCTGCGCTTCCCGCTGCGCGGCCGCCAGAACGAAAGCCTGCTGATCTGGACCACCACACCCTGGACGCTGCCCAGCAACGTGGCCGCCGCCGTCGGCCCTGACCTGACCTACGCCAAAGTGCGCCAGGGCGAGCAGGTGTACTACCTCTCCAAGGGTACGCTGGGCATGCTGCAGGGCGAGCACGAACTGCTGGCCGAGCTGCAGGGCCGCGAGATGGAAGGCTGGGCCTATGACGGCCCCTTCGACGAGCTCGCCCCGGCCCAGGCTGAGGGCGGCTTCACCGAAGTGGCCGAGATCAAAGAAGGCATCAGCCAGAACGCGGCCCAGGCCCACCGCGTCATCCTCTGGGATGGAGTGGGGGAAGAAGAAGGCACCGGCATCGTGCACATCGCCCCCGGCTGCGGCGCCGACGACTACCGCCTGGGCCGCGAGCAGCAGCTGCCCGTCGTGGTCTGCATCGACGACGAGGGCCGCTTCCTGCCCGGCACTGCCGATTGGCTGCAGGGCAAAGACGTCAACGAAGCCCGCCAGCCCATCCTCGACGCGCTGGAGCGCAAGGGCATCCTCTACCACACCAGCGACTACACCCACCGCTATCCCACCTGCTGGCGCTGCAAGACCGAGCTGGTCTGGCGCGTGGTGGACGAATGGTTCATCAGCATGGGCCAGACGTACGACAAGCCCCGCCAGGATCTGACCCAGGCCGAGAAAGACGCCAGCCTGCGTTATCAGATCATGGACGTCGTCGACCAGATCCGCTGGGTGCCGGAGTTCGGCCACGCCCGAGAGATGGATTGGCTGCGCAACATGCACGACTGGATGATCAGCAAGAAGCGCTACTGGGGTCTGGCGCTGCCCATCTGGGTCTGTGACGATTGCAGCCAGCACACCGTGTTGGGCAGCAACACCGAACTGCACGAACGCGCCGTGGCGGGCTGGGATGAATTCGCCGGCCACACCCCGCACCGCCCTTACATCGACGCGGTCAAGTTAGCCTGCGAGCATTGCGGCGGCCAAATGAGCCGCATCCCCGATGTGGGCAACCCCTGGCTGGACGCCGGTGTGGTGCCCTTCAGCACCCTGCGCTACCGCCAGGAACCGGACTATTGGAACAAATGGTTCCCCGCCGATTGGATCAGCGAAAGCTTCCCCGGCCAGTTCCGCAATTGGTTTTACAGCCTCTTGGCCATGGGTACCGTGCTGGCCGAGACCGCGCCTTTCCTCAACCTGTTCAGCTATTCCACTCTGTTGGATGAGCAGGGCAAGCCCATGCATAAAAGCGCCGGCAACTCCATTGAATTCAACGAAGCCGCCGACAAGATGGGCGTGGATGTGATGCGCTGGATGTACGCCGCACAAAAGCCGGAGAACAACCTGCTCTTCGGCTACAACAAGGCCGACGATGTGCGCCGCCGCTTCCTCATCCCGCTGTGGAATGTCTACAGCTTCTTCGCCACCTACGCCCGCTTGGACGGCTGGACGCCGGACGCCGCCGCTTTTGACGCGGATCACCCCGAAGGCGCCACGCCCCAGTCCGAGAATCCGCTCGACCGCTGGATCCTGGCGCGCCTCAACCAGACCGTCACTCAGGTCAGCCATTCGCTGGACAATTGGGACGCTTTCGCCAGCACGCTGGCCGTCGAAGCCTTGATCGATGACCTGACCAACTGGTATGTGCGCCGCAGCCGGCGCCGCTTCTGGCGCAGTGAGCAGGACGCCGACAAGGGCCAGGCCTACGCCACGCTGTACCATGTGCTGGTCAAGCTGGTGCGCCTGATCGCCCCGCTTACGCCCTTCGTCACCGAGGAGATCTATCAGAATCTGGTTGTCAACCAGAATGCGGATGCGCACTCCAGTGTCCACATGACGCGTTGGCCCCTGGCCGACCCGGCCGCGCAGGATGACGCCCTGGTGGCGCAGATGGGTCTGGCCCGCCAAGTGGCCAGCCTGGGCCTCAGCGCCCGCGGCAATGCGAATCTTAAAGTCCGCCAGCCGCTGGCCGCCGTGCGTGTGCACGCCGGCGGGGCGGCCAGCAGCCTGCCGGACTACCTGACCGAAATCGTCCAGGACGAGCTCAACGTCAAAGCCTTGCTCTTCGTCCAGGACGCCGGCGAACTGGTGACCTATCGCCTGCAGCCGGACAACGTCAAGCTCGGCCCGCGCTTTGGCGCCGATTTCCCAGCACTGCGCAAGGCCCTCGAAGCGTTGGATCCGGCGGGGGTCAAAGCCCAGCTCGACCGCGGCGAAAGCGTGGAAGTGCATCTGGGCGGCCAGGCGCACGCGTTGGCCGCCGACGAGATCTTGGTCAGCAGCCAGCCGGCCGAAGGCCTGGCGGTGGCGGCCGACAAAGGCGTCACCGTCGGCCTGGACACCGCGCTGACGCCGGAGCTCAAGGCCGAAGGCACCGCCCGCGAGATCGTGCGCCGCATCCAGGACATGCGCAAGAAGGCCGGCTTCAACATCGAAGACCGCATCCACACCAGCTACCAGGCCGCCGGCCCTCTCGCCGCCGTCCTGACCGACTGGGCCGACTACATTAAAGCCGAAACGCTCAGCGAGCAGCTGAGCGAGGACACCCCAGCGGCCGACGCCTACAGCGAGGAGCACAAGCTGGATGGCGAAGTTGTCACCTTAGCCGTCTTTCGTAGTTGA
- the hemH gene encoding ferrochelatase, whose translation MTQKGILLINLGSPDSPTPEDVRPYLEEFLMDERVLDYPYPIRRMAVSLFILPKRPYSSAEAYQSIWWPEGSPLVVISQRLREQVQARTQLPVALGMRYGNPSIRGALRELLDAGAEQIYAIPLYPQFAMPTVETCIVETAERLAELHPGMTLETHPPFYNDPRYIGALVESARPYVEGHDHLLFSYHGVPERHLRKSDPTGGHCLSSPDCCSQPSPAHATCYRHQSLATTEAVAGALGLEVEDYSVGFQSRLGPDTWMRPFTVEQLTRLAHSGVKRLAVICPAFVADCVETLEEIGLRGRETFLEAGGEALTLVPCLNTNEDWVETVVGWVNEVS comes from the coding sequence ATGACGCAAAAAGGTATTTTGTTGATCAACCTGGGATCGCCGGACAGTCCGACACCCGAGGATGTGCGCCCCTATTTGGAAGAATTTCTGATGGATGAACGCGTGCTGGATTATCCATACCCGATCCGGCGCATGGCAGTCAGCCTGTTCATTCTGCCCAAGCGACCCTACAGTTCGGCAGAAGCGTATCAATCCATTTGGTGGCCCGAGGGCTCGCCGTTGGTAGTAATCAGTCAGCGGCTGCGCGAGCAAGTGCAGGCGCGCACCCAGCTGCCCGTGGCGCTGGGGATGCGCTACGGCAACCCATCCATTCGCGGCGCGCTGCGTGAACTGTTGGATGCGGGGGCCGAGCAGATCTACGCCATCCCGCTGTATCCGCAGTTCGCCATGCCGACGGTGGAGACTTGCATCGTGGAAACCGCCGAGCGCCTGGCGGAACTGCACCCAGGGATGACGTTGGAGACCCACCCACCCTTTTACAACGACCCGCGCTACATCGGCGCACTGGTGGAAAGCGCCAGGCCCTATGTGGAGGGCCATGACCATCTGCTGTTTAGTTACCACGGTGTGCCGGAACGCCACCTGCGCAAAAGCGACCCCACCGGGGGCCACTGCCTGAGCAGTCCGGACTGCTGCAGCCAGCCTTCGCCGGCCCATGCCACCTGCTACCGCCACCAGTCGCTGGCGACCACCGAGGCGGTCGCCGGCGCGTTGGGGCTGGAGGTGGAGGACTATTCGGTGGGGTTTCAGTCCCGGCTGGGGCCGGATACCTGGATGCGGCCGTTCACTGTGGAGCAGCTCACCCGGCTGGCGCACAGCGGCGTGAAGCGCCTGGCTGTGATCTGCCCGGCCTTCGTGGCCGACTGCGTGGAGACACTGGAGGAGATTGGCCTGCGCGGGCGGGAGACGTTCCTGGAAGCCGGCGGCGAGGCGTTAACCCTGGTGCCGTGTTTGAATACGAATGAGGATTGGGTGGAGACAGTGGTGGGTTGGGTGAATGAAGTTAGTTAG
- a CDS encoding ketoacyl-ACP synthase III — protein MTYAHITGWGMHVPKKILTNNDLAEMVDTNDEWIRERTGIEQRHIASKSDTTASLAVEAATNALRMAKLPPTELDLIVVATSSPEYVFPSTASVVQDRLGAEKAGAFDLSAACTGFIYALNMATQAIRSGQIKSALVIGSETLSRIVDWTDRSTCILFGDGAGAFVLQAAEEPGGVLSAVMRSDGSGGNLLSIPGGGSVNPASTQTVLDGLHFIHMNGNEVFRFATRVMAAASREAMDKAGLEMDDVALIVPHQANFRIIQAAARGLKLPMERFAVNVQKYGNTSTASIPIAVCEAVEQGMLNSGDNTVMVGFGAGLTWGSLAIRWTGPFEEAKPIQVRGYRRRARLRSFLRRIWRFIEGLFWGRGKDSSA, from the coding sequence ATGACTTACGCACACATCACAGGCTGGGGCATGCATGTCCCCAAGAAAATTCTGACCAACAATGACCTGGCCGAAATGGTGGATACCAACGATGAGTGGATCCGCGAACGCACCGGCATTGAGCAGCGCCACATCGCCAGCAAGAGCGACACCACCGCCTCATTGGCCGTGGAAGCGGCCACGAATGCGCTGCGCATGGCCAAGCTGCCCCCCACCGAACTGGACCTGATCGTCGTGGCGACTTCGTCGCCGGAATACGTATTCCCTTCCACGGCCAGCGTAGTGCAAGACCGGCTGGGCGCGGAGAAGGCCGGCGCTTTCGACCTTTCGGCGGCCTGCACCGGGTTTATCTATGCGCTCAACATGGCCACCCAAGCCATCCGCAGCGGGCAGATCAAGAGCGCCCTGGTGATCGGCTCGGAGACCTTGTCGCGCATTGTCGATTGGACCGACCGCAGCACCTGCATCCTGTTCGGCGACGGGGCCGGCGCTTTTGTGCTGCAGGCCGCCGAGGAACCGGGCGGCGTGCTTTCGGCGGTGATGCGTTCGGATGGCTCCGGCGGCAACCTGCTGTCGATCCCCGGCGGCGGCAGTGTGAACCCGGCCAGCACACAGACCGTGCTGGATGGCCTGCACTTCATCCATATGAACGGCAATGAAGTCTTCCGCTTTGCGACCCGCGTAATGGCAGCCGCCTCACGCGAGGCGATGGACAAAGCCGGCCTGGAGATGGACGATGTGGCCCTGATCGTGCCGCACCAGGCCAACTTCCGCATCATTCAAGCCGCGGCGCGCGGACTGAAGCTGCCGATGGAACGCTTTGCCGTGAACGTGCAGAAGTACGGCAACACCTCCACCGCCTCGATCCCGATTGCGGTGTGCGAAGCGGTGGAGCAAGGCATGCTGAACAGCGGCGACAATACCGTGATGGTGGGTTTTGGCGCCGGGCTGACCTGGGGCTCGCTGGCGATCCGCTGGACCGGGCCGTTCGAAGAAGCCAAGCCGATCCAAGTGCGCGGCTACCGCCGTCGCGCTCGCCTGCGCTCGTTCTTGCGGCGCATCTGGCGCTTCATCGAAGGCTTGTTCTGGGGCCGGGGCAAAGACTCCTCGGCGTAA
- the fabF gene encoding beta-ketoacyl-ACP synthase II, which yields MKKRVVITGLGCVSPLGHTVESTWAAILAGTPGGGPITLIDPTLHKSRVAAEVKGFDAAALFGHREARRMDRFAQLAMAAAQEAMQDSGLQVTDSNRLRVGCLVGSGIGGSTSLIEQVKVFMKSGPDRVSPFLVPMMIPDSAGGLIAIELQIQGPNWAISTACATGGNALGEAAEVIRRGQADVMLAGGSEASVNDLAMAGLGNMTALTGNNDNPQGASRPFDANRDGFLMGEGAAVLMLESLEHAQARGAKIYGEILGYGSTNDAFHISAPAENGRGAVDCMRMALDDAGLKPEQIDYINAHGTSTPLNDKSETAAIKTTFGEHAYKIPVSSTKSMTGHMIGAAGAIEAMFCLLAIRDGMLPPTINYETPDPLCDLDVVPNQARAAEIDICMSNSFGFGGHNATVIVGRYQAQAD from the coding sequence ATGAAAAAACGAGTCGTCATCACCGGCCTGGGCTGTGTCAGCCCTCTCGGCCATACTGTTGAAAGCACCTGGGCCGCAATCTTGGCTGGCACGCCTGGCGGAGGCCCGATCACGCTGATCGATCCGACCCTGCACAAAAGCCGCGTGGCCGCTGAAGTCAAGGGTTTTGATGCGGCGGCGCTGTTCGGGCACCGTGAGGCGCGCCGCATGGACCGCTTTGCGCAGCTGGCGATGGCCGCGGCGCAGGAAGCCATGCAAGACAGCGGCCTGCAAGTGACCGACAGCAACCGCCTGCGGGTGGGCTGCCTGGTGGGCAGCGGCATTGGCGGCTCCACGAGCCTGATCGAACAGGTCAAGGTCTTTATGAAAAGCGGCCCCGACCGTGTGAGCCCCTTCCTGGTGCCGATGATGATCCCCGACTCGGCGGGCGGCTTGATCGCCATCGAGTTGCAGATCCAAGGCCCCAACTGGGCCATTTCCACCGCCTGCGCCACAGGCGGCAACGCTCTGGGCGAGGCGGCTGAAGTCATTCGCCGCGGCCAGGCTGATGTGATGCTGGCCGGCGGCTCTGAAGCTTCGGTGAATGACCTGGCCATGGCCGGGCTGGGCAATATGACCGCCCTGACCGGCAACAACGACAACCCCCAGGGCGCCTCCCGGCCCTTTGACGCCAACCGCGACGGTTTCCTGATGGGCGAAGGCGCGGCGGTGCTGATGCTGGAATCGCTGGAGCACGCCCAGGCGCGCGGCGCCAAGATCTACGGCGAAATTCTGGGTTACGGAAGCACCAACGACGCCTTCCATATCTCGGCTCCTGCCGAGAACGGCCGCGGCGCGGTGGACTGCATGCGCATGGCGCTGGACGACGCCGGCCTGAAGCCGGAACAGATCGACTACATCAACGCCCACGGCACCAGCACGCCGCTCAACGACAAAAGCGAGACAGCCGCCATCAAGACCACTTTCGGCGAGCACGCCTACAAGATCCCGGTTTCCTCGACCAAGTCGATGACCGGGCACATGATCGGCGCCGCCGGCGCGATCGAGGCGATGTTCTGTCTGCTGGCCATCCGCGATGGCATGCTGCCGCCGACGATCAACTACGAGACACCTGACCCGCTGTGCGACCTGGACGTGGTACCCAACCAGGCCCGCGCAGCCGAAATTGATATATGCATGTCCAACTCCTTCGGCTTTGGGGGGCACAACGCCACTGTGATTGTGGGCCGCTATCAGGCACAGGCGGACTAA
- the efp gene encoding elongation factor P: protein MIDVNDLRKGTTFEQDGNLYKVLDYSHSKPGRGSATIRIKARDLRSGSITDKTFNSGMRVQDVRLDYHTVQYLYKDGEDYIFMDQETFEQPALTEETLGDVVGYLKEGLDVKLTFYQGEALDVELPTTVDLQVTQAETAVRGDTATGVNKLVTTETGLQVQVPAFINQGDIIRVDTRTGEYVTRA, encoded by the coding sequence ATGATCGATGTAAACGATTTGCGCAAAGGCACCACCTTTGAGCAAGACGGCAACCTGTACAAGGTGCTGGATTATTCTCACAGCAAGCCCGGGCGTGGCAGCGCCACCATCCGCATCAAAGCCCGTGACCTGCGCAGCGGGTCGATCACCGACAAGACCTTCAATTCCGGGATGCGCGTGCAGGATGTGCGCCTGGATTACCACACAGTCCAATACCTGTACAAAGACGGCGAAGACTACATCTTCATGGACCAGGAAACTTTTGAGCAGCCGGCCCTCACTGAGGAAACCCTGGGGGATGTGGTGGGTTATTTGAAAGAAGGCTTGGACGTGAAGCTGACCTTTTACCAGGGCGAAGCGCTGGATGTGGAACTGCCCACTACCGTGGACCTGCAAGTGACCCAGGCGGAAACTGCCGTGCGCGGCGACACGGCCACCGGCGTGAACAAACTGGTGACCACCGAGACCGGCCTGCAAGTGCAGGTGCCCGCCTTCATCAATCAAGGCGACATAATCCGTGTGGACACCCGCACGGGGGAATACGTCACCCGGGCGTAG
- a CDS encoding response regulator, with protein sequence MMANTPRKVVCVEDEVEMIDLIRLILSRRGFEVIGANGGREGLEIIRAELPDLVLLDLMMPDVDGWQVYQQLKADPATAEIPVIVVTAKAQNIDKVLGLHIAKVDDYIPKPFSLQELVDRVEAVLKRRDQARAA encoded by the coding sequence ATGATGGCCAACACCCCCCGCAAGGTGGTCTGCGTCGAGGATGAAGTCGAAATGATCGATCTCATTCGCCTCATTCTCAGCCGCCGCGGTTTCGAGGTGATTGGCGCCAATGGCGGGCGGGAAGGATTGGAGATCATTCGGGCGGAATTGCCCGACCTGGTCTTGCTGGACCTGATGATGCCCGATGTGGACGGTTGGCAGGTCTACCAGCAGCTCAAAGCCGACCCGGCCACGGCGGAGATCCCCGTGATTGTCGTCACGGCCAAAGCCCAAAACATCGACAAAGTGCTGGGCCTGCACATCGCCAAGGTGGACGACTACATCCCCAAGCCCTTCAGCTTGCAAGAATTGGTTGACCGGGTGGAAGCGGTGCTCAAGCGCCGCGACCAGGCCCGCGCCGCTTAG